Proteins from one Nicotiana tabacum cultivar K326 chromosome 23, ASM71507v2, whole genome shotgun sequence genomic window:
- the LOC107769747 gene encoding jasmonoyl--L-amino acid synthetase JAR6 isoform X1, whose amino-acid sequence MCFTFDFFVCIQCGTIKNRKICSLCLFDTSFYKLTIRVYRKIMKMLVEKIEQKFDQEKVIEEFEDLTKDAGKIQEETLEKILEQNRGTEYLQQWGLNGKTDPQTFKNCVPIVTHNDLEPYIQRVADGDLSPILTGKPIETISLSSGTTQGKPKFVPFNDELMESTMQIFKTSFAFRNREFPIGNGKALQFIYSSKQFKTKGGLAAGTATTNVYRNAQFKKTMKAMCTPCCSPDEVIFGPDFHQSLYCHLLCGLIFGDEVQAVSSTFAHSIVHAFRTLEQVWEALVVDIREGVLSSRVTVPSIRLAMSKLLKPDPELADTIYNKCSRLSNWYGLIPELFPNTRYIYGIMTGSMEPYLKKLRHYAGELPLLSADYGSSEGWVGVNVNPKLPPELVTYAVLPNIGYFEFIPLGGNLNGMEQANSPVGLTEVKLGEEYEIVFTNFAGLYRYRLGDVVKVKGFHNGTPELQFVCRRNLLLSINIDKNTEKDLQLAVEAAAKHLVDEKLEVVDFTSHVNVSADPGHYVIFWELSGEATDEMLQDCCNCLDKAFIDAGYVSSRKVNAIGALELRIVKRGTFHKILDHFVGLGGAVSQFKTPRCVGPKNSSLLQILSSNVVESYVSTAFC is encoded by the exons ATGTGTTTTACCTTTGACTTTTTTGTTTGCATACAGTGTGGAACAATCAAGAACAGAAAAATTTGCAGCCTATGCTTGTTTGACACCTCCTTTTATAAGCTAACTATCAGAGTTTATAG GAAGATCATGAAGATGCTGGTGGAGAAGATTGAGCAGAAGTTTGATCAAGAAAAAGTGATTGAGGAATTTGAGGATTTGACAAAAGATGCTGGCAAAATTCAAGAAGAGACACTTGAAAAGATACTGGAACAGAATAGAGGGACAGAATATTTGCAGCAATGGGGTTTGAATGGTAAAACTGATCCTCAGACTTTCAAGAATTGTGTCCCTATTGTAACTCACAATGATTTGGAGCCTTACATTCAAAGAGTTGCTGATGGTGATCTTTCTCCCATTCTTACTGGAAAACCAATTGAAACCATCTCATTGAG TTCTGGTACTACTCAAGGGAAGCCAAAGTTTGTACCTTTCAATGATGAATTGATGGAGTCCACTATGCAGATATTCAAGACCTCTTTTGCCTTTAGGAACAG AGAATTTCCAATTGGAAATGGGAAGGCTTTGCAGTTTATTTACAGCAGCAAACAGTTCAAAACAAAGGGAGGTTTAGCAGCAGGAACAGCCACTACCAATGTGTACAGAAATGCACAATTCAAGAAGACAATGAAAGCAATGTGTACCCCATGTTGTAGTCCTGATGAAGTAATATTTGGCCCTGATTTTCACCAATCCTTATACTGCCACCTTTTGTGTGGGCTCATTTTCGGCGATGAAGTTCAAGCTGTTTCGTCTACCTTTGCCCATAGCATTGTCCATGCTTTCCGAACTTTAGAACAAGTATGGGAAGCACTTGTTGTTGACATAAGAGAGGGAGTCCTGTCGAGTAGAGTCACTGTCCCGTCCATAAGATTAGCCATGTCAAAATTGCTGAAGCCTGATCCGGAACTAGCTGATACAATTTATAATAAGTGCTCAAGATTAAGCAATTGGTACGGCTTGATTCCTGAACTCTTCCCAAACACAAGGTACATATATGGTATCATGACAGGATCAATGGAACCTTACTTGAAGAAACTGAGGCATTATGCTGGGGAGTTACCTTTGTTGAGTGCAGATTATGGTTCTTCTGAAGGATGGGTTGGAGTAAACGTTAACCCGAAATTGCCCCCTGAGCTAGTAACATATGCAGTACTACCAAATATTGGTTATTTCGAATTCATTCCTCTCGGGGGAAATCTCAATGGCATGGAGCAAGCGAATTCTCCAGTGGGTCTGACTGAAGTTAAACTTGGTGAAGAATATGAAATTGTCTTTACAAATTTTGCAG GTTTATATCGTTATAGACTAGGTGATGTGGTAAAGGTAAAAGGATTCCACAATGGGACTCCAGAACTCCAGTTCGTATGCAGAAGGAACCTTTTGCTGAGCATTAACATTGACAAGAACACGGAGAAAGATTTACAACTAGCCGTAGAAGCTGCAGCAAAGCACTTAGTAGACGAAAAACTAGAAGTGGTGGACTTCACGAGCCATGTCAATGTCTCAGCTGATCCGGGACACTATGTGATCTTCTGGGAATTGAGTGGGGAAGCGACTGATGAAATGTTACAAGACTGCTGCAACTGTTTGGATAAAGCGTTCATCGATGCAGGCTATGTGAGCTCCCGGAAAGTGAATGCAATTGGAGCACTTGAGCTGAGGATTGTGAAGAGGGGAACATTTCATAAGATATTAGACCATTTTGTAGGATTAGGAGGTGCAGTTAGCCAGTTTAAGACTCCTAGATGTGTTGGTCCAAAGAATAGCTCATTGCTCCAAATATTGTCTAGTAATGTTGTTGAGAGCTATGTTAGTACTGCCTTCTGTTGA
- the LOC107769747 gene encoding jasmonoyl--L-amino acid synthetase JAR6 isoform X2, whose translation MLELFFVNVFGVWSNSGFLCFFSLYFCSLFYKLVNCVYQRKIMKMLVEKIEQKFDQEKVIEEFEDLTKDAGKIQEETLEKILEQNRGTEYLQQWGLNGKTDPQTFKNCVPIVTHNDLEPYIQRVADGDLSPILTGKPIETISLSSGTTQGKPKFVPFNDELMESTMQIFKTSFAFRNREFPIGNGKALQFIYSSKQFKTKGGLAAGTATTNVYRNAQFKKTMKAMCTPCCSPDEVIFGPDFHQSLYCHLLCGLIFGDEVQAVSSTFAHSIVHAFRTLEQVWEALVVDIREGVLSSRVTVPSIRLAMSKLLKPDPELADTIYNKCSRLSNWYGLIPELFPNTRYIYGIMTGSMEPYLKKLRHYAGELPLLSADYGSSEGWVGVNVNPKLPPELVTYAVLPNIGYFEFIPLGGNLNGMEQANSPVGLTEVKLGEEYEIVFTNFAGLYRYRLGDVVKVKGFHNGTPELQFVCRRNLLLSINIDKNTEKDLQLAVEAAAKHLVDEKLEVVDFTSHVNVSADPGHYVIFWELSGEATDEMLQDCCNCLDKAFIDAGYVSSRKVNAIGALELRIVKRGTFHKILDHFVGLGGAVSQFKTPRCVGPKNSSLLQILSSNVVESYVSTAFC comes from the exons ATGTTGGAGCTTTTCTTTGTGAACGTTTTTGGAGTTTGGTCTAATTCTGGATTTCTCTGTTTCTTTTCCCTCTATTTTTGTAGTTTATTTTATAAGCTAGTTAACTGTGTATATCAAAG GAAGATCATGAAGATGCTGGTGGAGAAGATTGAGCAGAAGTTTGATCAAGAAAAAGTGATTGAGGAATTTGAGGATTTGACAAAAGATGCTGGCAAAATTCAAGAAGAGACACTTGAAAAGATACTGGAACAGAATAGAGGGACAGAATATTTGCAGCAATGGGGTTTGAATGGTAAAACTGATCCTCAGACTTTCAAGAATTGTGTCCCTATTGTAACTCACAATGATTTGGAGCCTTACATTCAAAGAGTTGCTGATGGTGATCTTTCTCCCATTCTTACTGGAAAACCAATTGAAACCATCTCATTGAG TTCTGGTACTACTCAAGGGAAGCCAAAGTTTGTACCTTTCAATGATGAATTGATGGAGTCCACTATGCAGATATTCAAGACCTCTTTTGCCTTTAGGAACAG AGAATTTCCAATTGGAAATGGGAAGGCTTTGCAGTTTATTTACAGCAGCAAACAGTTCAAAACAAAGGGAGGTTTAGCAGCAGGAACAGCCACTACCAATGTGTACAGAAATGCACAATTCAAGAAGACAATGAAAGCAATGTGTACCCCATGTTGTAGTCCTGATGAAGTAATATTTGGCCCTGATTTTCACCAATCCTTATACTGCCACCTTTTGTGTGGGCTCATTTTCGGCGATGAAGTTCAAGCTGTTTCGTCTACCTTTGCCCATAGCATTGTCCATGCTTTCCGAACTTTAGAACAAGTATGGGAAGCACTTGTTGTTGACATAAGAGAGGGAGTCCTGTCGAGTAGAGTCACTGTCCCGTCCATAAGATTAGCCATGTCAAAATTGCTGAAGCCTGATCCGGAACTAGCTGATACAATTTATAATAAGTGCTCAAGATTAAGCAATTGGTACGGCTTGATTCCTGAACTCTTCCCAAACACAAGGTACATATATGGTATCATGACAGGATCAATGGAACCTTACTTGAAGAAACTGAGGCATTATGCTGGGGAGTTACCTTTGTTGAGTGCAGATTATGGTTCTTCTGAAGGATGGGTTGGAGTAAACGTTAACCCGAAATTGCCCCCTGAGCTAGTAACATATGCAGTACTACCAAATATTGGTTATTTCGAATTCATTCCTCTCGGGGGAAATCTCAATGGCATGGAGCAAGCGAATTCTCCAGTGGGTCTGACTGAAGTTAAACTTGGTGAAGAATATGAAATTGTCTTTACAAATTTTGCAG GTTTATATCGTTATAGACTAGGTGATGTGGTAAAGGTAAAAGGATTCCACAATGGGACTCCAGAACTCCAGTTCGTATGCAGAAGGAACCTTTTGCTGAGCATTAACATTGACAAGAACACGGAGAAAGATTTACAACTAGCCGTAGAAGCTGCAGCAAAGCACTTAGTAGACGAAAAACTAGAAGTGGTGGACTTCACGAGCCATGTCAATGTCTCAGCTGATCCGGGACACTATGTGATCTTCTGGGAATTGAGTGGGGAAGCGACTGATGAAATGTTACAAGACTGCTGCAACTGTTTGGATAAAGCGTTCATCGATGCAGGCTATGTGAGCTCCCGGAAAGTGAATGCAATTGGAGCACTTGAGCTGAGGATTGTGAAGAGGGGAACATTTCATAAGATATTAGACCATTTTGTAGGATTAGGAGGTGCAGTTAGCCAGTTTAAGACTCCTAGATGTGTTGGTCCAAAGAATAGCTCATTGCTCCAAATATTGTCTAGTAATGTTGTTGAGAGCTATGTTAGTACTGCCTTCTGTTGA
- the LOC107769747 gene encoding jasmonoyl--L-amino acid synthetase JAR6 isoform X4, whose protein sequence is MKMLVEKIEQKFDQEKVIEEFEDLTKDAGKIQEETLEKILEQNRGTEYLQQWGLNGKTDPQTFKNCVPIVTHNDLEPYIQRVADGDLSPILTGKPIETISLSSGTTQGKPKFVPFNDELMESTMQIFKTSFAFRNREFPIGNGKALQFIYSSKQFKTKGGLAAGTATTNVYRNAQFKKTMKAMCTPCCSPDEVIFGPDFHQSLYCHLLCGLIFGDEVQAVSSTFAHSIVHAFRTLEQVWEALVVDIREGVLSSRVTVPSIRLAMSKLLKPDPELADTIYNKCSRLSNWYGLIPELFPNTRYIYGIMTGSMEPYLKKLRHYAGELPLLSADYGSSEGWVGVNVNPKLPPELVTYAVLPNIGYFEFIPLGGNLNGMEQANSPVGLTEVKLGEEYEIVFTNFAGLYRYRLGDVVKVKGFHNGTPELQFVCRRNLLLSINIDKNTEKDLQLAVEAAAKHLVDEKLEVVDFTSHVNVSADPGHYVIFWELSGEATDEMLQDCCNCLDKAFIDAGYVSSRKVNAIGALELRIVKRGTFHKILDHFVGLGGAVSQFKTPRCVGPKNSSLLQILSSNVVESYVSTAFC, encoded by the exons ATGAAGATGCTGGTGGAGAAGATTGAGCAGAAGTTTGATCAAGAAAAAGTGATTGAGGAATTTGAGGATTTGACAAAAGATGCTGGCAAAATTCAAGAAGAGACACTTGAAAAGATACTGGAACAGAATAGAGGGACAGAATATTTGCAGCAATGGGGTTTGAATGGTAAAACTGATCCTCAGACTTTCAAGAATTGTGTCCCTATTGTAACTCACAATGATTTGGAGCCTTACATTCAAAGAGTTGCTGATGGTGATCTTTCTCCCATTCTTACTGGAAAACCAATTGAAACCATCTCATTGAG TTCTGGTACTACTCAAGGGAAGCCAAAGTTTGTACCTTTCAATGATGAATTGATGGAGTCCACTATGCAGATATTCAAGACCTCTTTTGCCTTTAGGAACAG AGAATTTCCAATTGGAAATGGGAAGGCTTTGCAGTTTATTTACAGCAGCAAACAGTTCAAAACAAAGGGAGGTTTAGCAGCAGGAACAGCCACTACCAATGTGTACAGAAATGCACAATTCAAGAAGACAATGAAAGCAATGTGTACCCCATGTTGTAGTCCTGATGAAGTAATATTTGGCCCTGATTTTCACCAATCCTTATACTGCCACCTTTTGTGTGGGCTCATTTTCGGCGATGAAGTTCAAGCTGTTTCGTCTACCTTTGCCCATAGCATTGTCCATGCTTTCCGAACTTTAGAACAAGTATGGGAAGCACTTGTTGTTGACATAAGAGAGGGAGTCCTGTCGAGTAGAGTCACTGTCCCGTCCATAAGATTAGCCATGTCAAAATTGCTGAAGCCTGATCCGGAACTAGCTGATACAATTTATAATAAGTGCTCAAGATTAAGCAATTGGTACGGCTTGATTCCTGAACTCTTCCCAAACACAAGGTACATATATGGTATCATGACAGGATCAATGGAACCTTACTTGAAGAAACTGAGGCATTATGCTGGGGAGTTACCTTTGTTGAGTGCAGATTATGGTTCTTCTGAAGGATGGGTTGGAGTAAACGTTAACCCGAAATTGCCCCCTGAGCTAGTAACATATGCAGTACTACCAAATATTGGTTATTTCGAATTCATTCCTCTCGGGGGAAATCTCAATGGCATGGAGCAAGCGAATTCTCCAGTGGGTCTGACTGAAGTTAAACTTGGTGAAGAATATGAAATTGTCTTTACAAATTTTGCAG GTTTATATCGTTATAGACTAGGTGATGTGGTAAAGGTAAAAGGATTCCACAATGGGACTCCAGAACTCCAGTTCGTATGCAGAAGGAACCTTTTGCTGAGCATTAACATTGACAAGAACACGGAGAAAGATTTACAACTAGCCGTAGAAGCTGCAGCAAAGCACTTAGTAGACGAAAAACTAGAAGTGGTGGACTTCACGAGCCATGTCAATGTCTCAGCTGATCCGGGACACTATGTGATCTTCTGGGAATTGAGTGGGGAAGCGACTGATGAAATGTTACAAGACTGCTGCAACTGTTTGGATAAAGCGTTCATCGATGCAGGCTATGTGAGCTCCCGGAAAGTGAATGCAATTGGAGCACTTGAGCTGAGGATTGTGAAGAGGGGAACATTTCATAAGATATTAGACCATTTTGTAGGATTAGGAGGTGCAGTTAGCCAGTTTAAGACTCCTAGATGTGTTGGTCCAAAGAATAGCTCATTGCTCCAAATATTGTCTAGTAATGTTGTTGAGAGCTATGTTAGTACTGCCTTCTGTTGA
- the LOC107769747 gene encoding jasmonoyl--L-amino acid synthetase JAR6 isoform X3, translated as MITLVFGDFIGTSSAFMWNASGFLSNFRKIMKMLVEKIEQKFDQEKVIEEFEDLTKDAGKIQEETLEKILEQNRGTEYLQQWGLNGKTDPQTFKNCVPIVTHNDLEPYIQRVADGDLSPILTGKPIETISLSSGTTQGKPKFVPFNDELMESTMQIFKTSFAFRNREFPIGNGKALQFIYSSKQFKTKGGLAAGTATTNVYRNAQFKKTMKAMCTPCCSPDEVIFGPDFHQSLYCHLLCGLIFGDEVQAVSSTFAHSIVHAFRTLEQVWEALVVDIREGVLSSRVTVPSIRLAMSKLLKPDPELADTIYNKCSRLSNWYGLIPELFPNTRYIYGIMTGSMEPYLKKLRHYAGELPLLSADYGSSEGWVGVNVNPKLPPELVTYAVLPNIGYFEFIPLGGNLNGMEQANSPVGLTEVKLGEEYEIVFTNFAGLYRYRLGDVVKVKGFHNGTPELQFVCRRNLLLSINIDKNTEKDLQLAVEAAAKHLVDEKLEVVDFTSHVNVSADPGHYVIFWELSGEATDEMLQDCCNCLDKAFIDAGYVSSRKVNAIGALELRIVKRGTFHKILDHFVGLGGAVSQFKTPRCVGPKNSSLLQILSSNVVESYVSTAFC; from the exons ATGATTACGTTGGTTTTTGGTGACTTTATTGGAACAAGTTCTGCTTTCATGTGGAATGCTTCTGgttttttgagtaattttag GAAGATCATGAAGATGCTGGTGGAGAAGATTGAGCAGAAGTTTGATCAAGAAAAAGTGATTGAGGAATTTGAGGATTTGACAAAAGATGCTGGCAAAATTCAAGAAGAGACACTTGAAAAGATACTGGAACAGAATAGAGGGACAGAATATTTGCAGCAATGGGGTTTGAATGGTAAAACTGATCCTCAGACTTTCAAGAATTGTGTCCCTATTGTAACTCACAATGATTTGGAGCCTTACATTCAAAGAGTTGCTGATGGTGATCTTTCTCCCATTCTTACTGGAAAACCAATTGAAACCATCTCATTGAG TTCTGGTACTACTCAAGGGAAGCCAAAGTTTGTACCTTTCAATGATGAATTGATGGAGTCCACTATGCAGATATTCAAGACCTCTTTTGCCTTTAGGAACAG AGAATTTCCAATTGGAAATGGGAAGGCTTTGCAGTTTATTTACAGCAGCAAACAGTTCAAAACAAAGGGAGGTTTAGCAGCAGGAACAGCCACTACCAATGTGTACAGAAATGCACAATTCAAGAAGACAATGAAAGCAATGTGTACCCCATGTTGTAGTCCTGATGAAGTAATATTTGGCCCTGATTTTCACCAATCCTTATACTGCCACCTTTTGTGTGGGCTCATTTTCGGCGATGAAGTTCAAGCTGTTTCGTCTACCTTTGCCCATAGCATTGTCCATGCTTTCCGAACTTTAGAACAAGTATGGGAAGCACTTGTTGTTGACATAAGAGAGGGAGTCCTGTCGAGTAGAGTCACTGTCCCGTCCATAAGATTAGCCATGTCAAAATTGCTGAAGCCTGATCCGGAACTAGCTGATACAATTTATAATAAGTGCTCAAGATTAAGCAATTGGTACGGCTTGATTCCTGAACTCTTCCCAAACACAAGGTACATATATGGTATCATGACAGGATCAATGGAACCTTACTTGAAGAAACTGAGGCATTATGCTGGGGAGTTACCTTTGTTGAGTGCAGATTATGGTTCTTCTGAAGGATGGGTTGGAGTAAACGTTAACCCGAAATTGCCCCCTGAGCTAGTAACATATGCAGTACTACCAAATATTGGTTATTTCGAATTCATTCCTCTCGGGGGAAATCTCAATGGCATGGAGCAAGCGAATTCTCCAGTGGGTCTGACTGAAGTTAAACTTGGTGAAGAATATGAAATTGTCTTTACAAATTTTGCAG GTTTATATCGTTATAGACTAGGTGATGTGGTAAAGGTAAAAGGATTCCACAATGGGACTCCAGAACTCCAGTTCGTATGCAGAAGGAACCTTTTGCTGAGCATTAACATTGACAAGAACACGGAGAAAGATTTACAACTAGCCGTAGAAGCTGCAGCAAAGCACTTAGTAGACGAAAAACTAGAAGTGGTGGACTTCACGAGCCATGTCAATGTCTCAGCTGATCCGGGACACTATGTGATCTTCTGGGAATTGAGTGGGGAAGCGACTGATGAAATGTTACAAGACTGCTGCAACTGTTTGGATAAAGCGTTCATCGATGCAGGCTATGTGAGCTCCCGGAAAGTGAATGCAATTGGAGCACTTGAGCTGAGGATTGTGAAGAGGGGAACATTTCATAAGATATTAGACCATTTTGTAGGATTAGGAGGTGCAGTTAGCCAGTTTAAGACTCCTAGATGTGTTGGTCCAAAGAATAGCTCATTGCTCCAAATATTGTCTAGTAATGTTGTTGAGAGCTATGTTAGTACTGCCTTCTGTTGA